A section of the Eublepharis macularius isolate TG4126 chromosome 1, MPM_Emac_v1.0, whole genome shotgun sequence genome encodes:
- the LOC129332406 gene encoding trichohyalin-like produces MSQLLRNICSIINAFDKYAQKGGACTSLSKAALKQLIQQEFADVIVNPHDPETIESVLYLLDTDCDGKVDFEEFTVLVFRVARACYKKTQECQAPSEGQSKKGEGSQQTPRDEQAPCQDSSCRPAQEHQAPREVSGCRSTAQSQKASQEQKQESPKSGRQTCQPSEQEQDLSLQRSQEPSVRGPDQSKIQDQIARQDPTLVAQRAQQDRTRGSQTLVGDSRHECIQKHKISDQGPTQEPQISEQRSTQQSVQSRQGQGQDRIGRQEVESPKPEQQQPTCQPASQQEQNPNQRETRRSQRGEWDVAATKPQGSQVTDQNSSCRQVQEPQNPERRQGWPSQDEQKPKIGAPVQAPNRQQQESQTLRECPAHQKERQSHGPNQTPTCRPEYQHQVPQQTTSGHQERGSLTSEQRPRQQEYRPQNPDQTPTCRTERECQSPQQTTSGRQEHGSLMSDQRPRQQEYRPQNPDQTPTCRTERECQSPQQTTSGCQEHGSLMSDQRPRQQEYRPQNPDQTPTCCTERECQSPQQTMSGRQEHGSLMSDQRPRQQEYRPQNPDQTPTCRTERECQSPQQTMSGHQECGSLMSEQRPRQQEYRPQNPDQTPTCRTERKCQSPQQTTSGRQEHGSLMSDQRPRQQEYRPQNPDQTPTCRTERECQSPQQTMSGHQECGSLMSEQRPRQQEYRPQNPDQTPTCHTERECQSPQQTTSGRQEHGSWTSEQRPRQQEYRPQNPDQPPMCCAERERQVPQQTTSGRQDCGSLTSEQRARQQECRPQKPHQPQYCYHECEPLGPEQGHCPQDKSVPQARENNRSCGPTVIAQDPKDSSTRQALRTSRPSSQQKQLQFPPPWSPKQ; encoded by the coding sequence AACCCGCATGATCCTGAGACGATCGAGTCAGTGCTGTATTTGCTGGACACAGACTGTGATGGGAAAGTAGATTTCGAAGAATTCACCGTTCTTGTGTTCAGAGTGGCAAGGGCCTGCTATAAGAAAACTCAGGAGTGCCAGGCTCCATCGGAAGGTCAGTCCAAGAAGGGAGAAGGTTCCCAGCAGACGCCACGAGACGAGCAGGCACCATGCCAAGACTCATCCTGTCGACCCGCCCAGGAACATCAGGCACCAAGGGAAGTGTCAGGCTGCCGTTCGACAGCACAGTCTCAGAAGGCATCCCAAGAACAAAAGCAGGAGTCCCCCAAATCAGGGAGACAGACTTGCCAACCCTCCGAACAAGAACAGGATCTAAGCCTTCAAAGGTCACAGGAGCCTTCAGTAAGAGGCCCAGACCAGAGCAAGATCCAAGATCAAATAGCAAGGCAGGATCCAACTCTGGTAGCTCAGAGAGCACAGCAGGATAGGACCCGGGGATCTCAAACCCTAGTAGGGGATTCCAGGCATGAGTGCATACAGAAGCACAAAATATCTGATCAAGGACCGACTCAGGAACCTCAAATATCAGAACAGAGGTCAACCCAACAATCAGTCCAGTCACGCCAGGGACAAGGACAGGACCGTATTGGCCGACAAGAAGTTGAATCCCCAaaaccagagcagcagcagccaacctgCCAACCTGCCAGTCAGCAAGAGCAAAATCCAAATCAGAGAGAGACTCGGAGATCACAAAGAGGAGAATGGGATGTGGCCGCTACAAAACCACAAGGATCACAAGTAACAGATCAAAATTCTAGTTGTAGGCAAGTACAAGAGCCTCAAAACCCAGAGCGGAGGCAAGGATGGCCATCCCAAGACGAACAGAAGCCTAAAATAGGAGCCCCAGTACAGGCCCCAAATCGCCAGCAACAGGAGTCTCAGACACTGCGGGAGTGTCCAGCTCACCAAAAAGAACGTCAGTCTCATGGTCCAAACCAGACCCCGACATGCCGTCCAGAATATCAACATCAAGTTCCACAGCAGACCACATCTGGTCATCAGGAACGTGGGTCTTTGACATCAGAGCAGAGGCCCCGTCAACAGGAATATAGGCCACAAAATCCAGACCAGACCCCAACGTGCCGTACAGAACGAGAGTGTCAGTCTCCCCAGCAGACCACATCCGGTCGTCAGGAACATGGATCTTTGATGTCAGATCAGAGGCCCCGTCAACAGGAATATAGGCCACAAAATCCAGACCAAACCCCAACGTGCCGTACAGAACGAGAGTGTCAGTCTCCCCAGCAGACCACATCCGGTTGTCAGGAACATGGATCTTTGATGTCAGATCAGAGGCCCCGTCAACAGGAATATAGGCCACAAAATCCAGACCAAACCCCAACGTGCTGTACAGAACGAGAGTGTCAGTCTCCCCAGCAGACCATGTCCGGTCGTCAGGAACATGGATCTTTGATGTCAGATCAGAGGCCCCGTCAACAGGAATATAGGCCACAAAATCCAGACCAGACCCCAACGTGCCGTACAGAACGAGAGTGTCAGTCTCCCCAGCAGACCATGTCTGGTCATCAGGAATGTGGATCTTTGATGTCAGAGCAGAGGCCCCGTCAACAGGAATATAGGCCACAAAATCCAGACCAGACCCCAACGTGCCGTACAGAACGAAAGTGTCAGTCTCCCCAGCAGACCACATCCGGTCGTCAGGAACATGGATCTTTGATGTCAGATCAGAGGCCCCGTCAACAGGAATATAGGCCACAAAATCCAGACCAGACCCCAACGTGCCGTACAGAACGAGAGTGTCAGTCTCCCCAGCAGACCATGTCTGGTCATCAGGAATGTGGATCTTTGATGTCAGAGCAGAGGCCCCGTCAACAGGAATATAGGCCACAAAATCCAGACCAGACCCCAACGTGCCATACAGAACGAGAGTGTCAGTCTCCCCAGCAGACCACATCCGGTCGTCAGGAACATGGATCTTGGACATCAGAACAGAGGCCCCGTCAACAGGAATATAGGCCCCAAAATCCAGACCAGCCCCCAATGTGCTGTGCAGAACGAGAGCGTCAAGTTCCACAGCAGACCACATCCGGTCGTCAAGACTGCGGCTCTTTGACATCAGAGCAGAGGGCCCGTCAACAGGAGTGCAGGCCTCAAAAACCACATCAGCCTCAATATTGCTATCACGAATGTGAGCCTCTAGGCCCGGAACAGGGCCATTGCCCTCAAGATAAGTCAGTACCTCAGGCAAGAGAGAACAACCGAAGCTGTGGGCCAACAGTAATCGCCCAGGATCCAAAAGATTCTTCTACCAGACAGGCTTTGAGAACATCAAGGCCATCCTCACAGCAGAAACAGTTACAATTCCCTCCTCCATGGTCACCAAAGCAGTAA